Proteins co-encoded in one Polynucleobacter sp. MWH-UH19D genomic window:
- a CDS encoding TonB family protein: MRKKMRAWNKTMHFPRFEKIARLISYFQNAWRKHPFRLALCISLFIHIVLLSFRWGMEEIQNRRLNTPLSVVLVNAGSKSPPMQANKLAQANLQGGGKSEVQDITALHRARLGAESRLEVLEKQQKQMLTKLDEQQARSGGRKSSDEQKIVQQFNSLEAELAKRLQQDGRQPRRKVLAGANTKAVVFAHYVDAMRQKIEAYGSTFFPRANGRALYGSLVIVVSVDAQGRIANNAQGKDGLSIGRSSGNPELDRQALAIVRASAPFGPFPVEMRNQIDVLDWVSTFDFTRESGNHLELRN, from the coding sequence ATGCGGAAGAAGATGCGAGCTTGGAATAAAACGATGCATTTTCCGCGTTTTGAAAAAATAGCAAGACTGATTTCTTATTTTCAAAATGCTTGGCGTAAACATCCCTTTCGCTTAGCGCTTTGTATTTCGCTCTTTATTCACATTGTTCTCTTATCGTTTCGCTGGGGTATGGAGGAGATTCAGAATCGTCGCCTAAATACCCCGTTGAGTGTAGTTCTAGTAAATGCCGGTAGTAAGTCACCTCCTATGCAGGCAAATAAATTGGCTCAAGCTAACTTGCAAGGAGGCGGGAAGTCTGAGGTGCAGGATATAACGGCTTTGCATCGAGCTAGATTGGGTGCTGAGAGCCGTCTCGAGGTCTTGGAGAAACAGCAAAAGCAAATGTTGACCAAACTCGATGAGCAACAAGCTCGCTCTGGTGGTCGCAAAAGTAGCGACGAGCAAAAAATAGTTCAGCAGTTCAATTCCCTTGAGGCTGAATTAGCCAAGCGATTGCAACAAGATGGTCGTCAGCCGCGCCGTAAAGTGCTAGCTGGCGCTAACACTAAAGCAGTAGTCTTTGCTCATTATGTTGATGCGATGCGCCAAAAGATTGAGGCTTATGGCAGTACGTTTTTCCCGCGTGCAAATGGACGAGCTTTATATGGCAGTTTAGTAATCGTAGTAAGTGTGGATGCACAAGGTCGAATTGCCAATAACGCACAGGGGAAAGATGGACTTTCAATTGGGCGTAGTTCTGGTAATCCTGAGTTAGATCGTCAAGCGCTTGCAATTGTCAGAGCTTCTGCACCATTTGGCCCTTTTCCAGTAGAAATGCGCAATCAAATTGATGTGCTTGATTGGGTCTCAACTTTTGACTTCACCCGAGAGAGCGGTAATCATTTGGAGTTGCGGAACTAA
- the aroE gene encoding shikimate dehydrogenase: protein MTSNTSLDLHTDPKLFVGKDVYAVAGNPISHSKSPVIHQYFAEQAQQAMHYGRLQPELDDFAKAARSFFAAGGKGMNVTVPFKLDAQVFADQLTNRAQLAGAVNTLWIEDGKIYGDNTDGAGLVRDLLAQGIDIHASRILLLGAGGASRGVISPLLEHSPKCLVIANRSTAKADELVKLFADLAACKEVALESRTLADLENSQKTPHAFDLVINATAAGLTDESPLSELAVTQVFKPGSFAYDMVYGKTTAFMKQALQRGARISDGLGMLVEQAADAFLLWRGLELASKIDPRAVLAKLRS from the coding sequence ATGACTTCAAATACCAGCCTAGATCTTCATACCGACCCCAAACTTTTTGTGGGTAAGGATGTCTACGCGGTTGCAGGAAATCCCATTTCGCATAGCAAGTCCCCAGTGATTCACCAATACTTTGCAGAGCAGGCACAGCAAGCCATGCACTATGGACGCTTGCAACCAGAATTAGATGATTTTGCAAAAGCAGCCAGGTCATTTTTTGCTGCTGGTGGCAAAGGGATGAATGTCACAGTGCCTTTTAAGTTAGACGCCCAGGTTTTTGCAGATCAATTAACGAATCGCGCACAGTTAGCTGGTGCTGTGAATACGCTATGGATTGAGGATGGCAAAATTTATGGTGACAATACCGATGGCGCAGGCTTGGTACGGGATTTATTGGCACAAGGAATTGATATTCACGCCTCACGTATTTTGTTATTAGGTGCAGGTGGTGCATCACGCGGTGTGATTAGTCCTTTGCTGGAGCATTCACCTAAATGCCTGGTGATTGCTAATCGCTCTACCGCCAAAGCAGATGAACTAGTAAAGTTATTTGCTGATTTAGCTGCATGCAAAGAGGTGGCGCTAGAGTCCCGCACCCTAGCTGATTTAGAAAATTCTCAAAAGACACCACATGCTTTTGATCTAGTGATTAATGCAACCGCTGCGGGGTTGACTGATGAATCACCTTTGAGTGAGTTGGCGGTAACGCAGGTTTTCAAGCCTGGCTCATTTGCTTATGACATGGTCTACGGTAAGACAACTGCCTTTATGAAGCAAGCATTACAGCGTGGCGCTCGTATTAGCGATGGCTTGGGAATGCTGGTAGAGCAGGCGGCTGATGCGTTCTTGTTATGGCGTGGTTTAGAACTTGCTTCAAAGATCGATCCGCGTGCTGTCCTAGCTAAGTTACGCAGTTAA
- the mtgA gene encoding monofunctional biosynthetic peptidoglycan transglycosylase translates to MRWIFYPLKCLLVGFVAMQLYFVIQIGLWTSLDPSSTAFQRAERWRLCSWHFTCSIQSRWVPYDKISNNLKRAVLVSEDDIFFQHKGVRVEDMQKAWEKNQQQNQERLRSGAKTKVALRGGSTITQQLAKNLFLSSEQNYFRKAQELMITGLLELMLSKQRVLEIYLNSVEWGEGIFGVGAASQHYFATSPANLDIEQAAALASALPAPKCFDKAQYCRKANIHFPTRQEFILENMGRVALAPIPPIPTPKNTKR, encoded by the coding sequence ATGCGCTGGATTTTTTATCCACTCAAATGTTTGTTAGTTGGCTTTGTCGCCATGCAACTGTATTTTGTAATTCAGATTGGTTTATGGACCAGCCTAGATCCCAGTAGTACAGCCTTCCAGAGGGCGGAACGTTGGCGCCTATGCTCATGGCATTTCACATGCTCTATTCAATCTCGATGGGTGCCCTATGACAAGATTTCAAATAATCTTAAGCGAGCAGTATTAGTTAGTGAAGACGATATCTTTTTTCAACACAAAGGGGTGCGTGTTGAGGATATGCAAAAAGCTTGGGAGAAAAATCAACAACAGAATCAGGAAAGATTGCGCTCTGGTGCAAAGACTAAGGTTGCCTTACGAGGTGGGTCAACAATAACCCAACAATTAGCGAAAAATCTTTTTTTATCTTCGGAGCAAAATTATTTTCGTAAGGCTCAAGAGCTCATGATTACTGGGTTGTTGGAGTTAATGCTTTCCAAGCAAAGAGTATTAGAGATTTATTTAAATTCAGTAGAGTGGGGCGAAGGCATTTTTGGGGTTGGTGCGGCTTCCCAGCATTACTTCGCTACTAGCCCAGCAAATTTAGATATTGAGCAAGCTGCTGCATTAGCCTCAGCTTTACCGGCACCAAAGTGTTTCGATAAAGCACAATATTGCCGTAAGGCTAATATTCATTTTCCGACTCGGCAAGAATTCATTCTGGAGAATATGGGGCGCGTCGCACTAGCCCCAATCCCTCCAATCCCTACACCTAAAAATACTAAGCGATAA
- the pyrF gene encoding orotidine-5'-phosphate decarboxylase, protein MNSRSNTFYQQLQSAWASQGSMLCVGFDPDPKRLPQSLQGKPEAIFEFCREIADATADLVCCFKPQFAYFASQRAEAQLEKLIYHLKNKYPHIPVILDSKRGDIGSTADHYALEAFERYGADAITVNPYMGFDTIEPYLKHTGKGVIVLCRTSNPGGSDLQFLNVSPNGEPLYLHIAKLAATQWNSSKQIGLVVGATFPDEIAKVRAIVGDMPLLIPGIGAQGGDIDATVKAGAIAGKPGTGMIINSSRAILYASSGNDFAQAARVVATNTRDALRAASQAL, encoded by the coding sequence ATGAACTCTCGCTCAAATACCTTTTACCAGCAACTCCAGTCTGCATGGGCTTCCCAAGGCAGCATGCTGTGCGTAGGTTTTGACCCAGATCCCAAGCGCCTCCCCCAATCCCTTCAAGGCAAACCTGAAGCTATCTTTGAGTTCTGTCGTGAAATTGCCGATGCTACAGCAGACCTCGTTTGTTGCTTTAAACCCCAATTTGCCTACTTTGCATCCCAAAGGGCTGAGGCTCAACTTGAAAAGCTGATTTACCACTTGAAGAATAAATACCCCCACATCCCAGTAATCTTGGATTCCAAGCGCGGGGATATTGGCAGTACAGCAGACCATTACGCCCTAGAGGCCTTTGAACGCTATGGCGCAGATGCCATAACTGTTAACCCATATATGGGATTCGATACGATCGAGCCCTACCTGAAACATACAGGTAAAGGCGTCATCGTCTTATGCCGCACATCTAACCCCGGTGGATCAGACTTACAGTTCTTAAATGTTTCGCCAAATGGCGAACCCCTATATCTTCATATTGCGAAGCTTGCTGCTACCCAATGGAATAGCAGCAAGCAAATTGGTCTGGTGGTTGGAGCAACCTTTCCAGATGAAATTGCCAAGGTTCGCGCAATCGTGGGCGATATGCCTTTGCTGATTCCAGGTATTGGGGCTCAAGGTGGCGATATTGATGCAACTGTTAAAGCAGGCGCAATCGCAGGCAAACCTGGGACAGGCATGATCATCAATTCTTCTAGAGCAATTTTGTATGCCAGCTCAGGAAACGATTTTGCTCAAGCAGCAAGAGTAGTCGCAACAAACACGCGTGACGCACTAAGAGCGGCAAGCCAAGCACTTTAA
- the corA gene encoding magnesium/cobalt transporter CorA, with protein sequence MINLFVLQNGRLSQEQVEDRNELLQYANPIWIDVVDPEEEELIWIKEAFGVLLPELDDLGDLEASARYFEADDGHLHIRTDFLLDEEETSRNVRVAFVLTKQVLFSIHDEDLPVFRLVRLRARLRPGSVSNAKDVLLDLYSTDAEYSADALEEVYENLEQAGKQVLQDDINDADAEQVLETIAKEEDTNGRIRRNVMDTRRALSFLMRSKLLSDEQQEEARQILRDIDSLENHTAFLFDKINFLMDATVGFINLNQSKIIKIFSVVSVALMPPTLLASIWGMNYKHMPELDATWGYPMAIIAMIVSAIIPLWYFYRKGWMK encoded by the coding sequence ATGATCAACTTGTTCGTCCTGCAAAATGGCCGCCTCTCTCAAGAGCAAGTGGAAGATCGCAATGAATTATTGCAGTATGCCAATCCTATTTGGATTGACGTGGTTGACCCAGAAGAGGAAGAACTGATCTGGATTAAAGAGGCTTTTGGCGTACTTTTGCCTGAGCTAGATGACTTGGGCGACTTAGAGGCTTCTGCTCGCTACTTCGAAGCAGATGATGGTCATCTTCATATTCGTACCGATTTCTTATTGGACGAAGAGGAAACCTCTCGCAACGTACGCGTCGCATTCGTGCTCACCAAGCAAGTGTTGTTCTCCATTCATGATGAAGATTTGCCAGTATTCCGCTTAGTACGTTTGCGCGCTCGTTTGCGGCCAGGATCTGTTAGCAATGCAAAAGATGTTTTGTTGGATTTGTATTCAACAGATGCTGAATATTCTGCGGATGCCCTGGAAGAGGTTTATGAAAACCTTGAGCAAGCTGGTAAACAAGTTTTACAAGACGACATCAATGATGCGGATGCAGAACAGGTTCTCGAGACGATTGCGAAGGAAGAAGATACCAATGGTCGTATTCGTCGCAATGTCATGGATACCCGCAGAGCCCTATCTTTCCTAATGCGTAGTAAGTTGTTATCTGATGAGCAACAAGAGGAAGCGCGTCAGATTTTGCGTGATATCGATTCACTCGAAAACCATACCGCCTTCCTATTTGACAAGATTAACTTCTTGATGGATGCAACCGTGGGTTTCATTAACTTGAACCAATCGAAGATTATCAAGATCTTCTCGGTGGTATCAGTAGCCTTAATGCCGCCAACTCTATTGGCTAGCATTTGGGGTATGAACTATAAACATATGCCGGAGTTAGATGCAACTTGGGGCTATCCAATGGCAATTATTGCCATGATTGTTTCTGCGATTATTCCGCTGTGGTACTTCTATCGCAAAGGTTGGATGAAGTAA
- a CDS encoding CinA family protein, whose amino-acid sequence MNTSDIVTTLAEILQLKNWKMTAAESCTGGLVCANLTEIAGSSQWFERGYITYSNEAKMECLGVPSKLLETFGAVSEEVAKAMAEGAQINAGVNVAVSITGIAGPSGGSADKPVGMVCFAWAIRNAAGENIVHAKTMLFDGDRHDIREQACDYVLSELAKLLKN is encoded by the coding sequence ATGAACACCTCCGACATCGTTACTACTCTTGCAGAAATTCTGCAATTAAAAAACTGGAAAATGACTGCCGCAGAGTCATGCACTGGTGGACTGGTTTGCGCCAACTTGACGGAAATTGCTGGTTCCAGCCAGTGGTTCGAACGTGGCTATATCACCTACAGCAACGAAGCCAAGATGGAGTGTTTGGGAGTTCCAAGCAAATTACTGGAGACTTTTGGAGCAGTCAGCGAAGAAGTTGCCAAGGCCATGGCAGAAGGCGCTCAGATCAATGCGGGAGTCAATGTAGCCGTGTCTATTACTGGAATTGCGGGGCCAAGCGGGGGCTCTGCAGATAAACCTGTTGGTATGGTCTGCTTTGCTTGGGCCATTCGTAATGCTGCAGGCGAAAATATAGTGCATGCCAAAACAATGCTCTTTGATGGAGATCGACACGACATTCGTGAACAAGCCTGCGATTACGTTCTCAGTGAATTAGCAAAACTTCTCAAGAACTAG
- a CDS encoding phosphatidylglycerophosphatase A, with product MNHIVNNTTSQELTFKPNLKWMLRNVDRVIAFGFGSGLSPMAPGTAGTLWAWAIFLIADYIFPLSDTSTLLWILGAGFILGCWICGSTSEELGKRDFGGIVWDEMIAFWIILAFIMPTNLWMQILAFAVFRFFDAVKPGPIGMIDRHFKNRENLDTPSTQAQIWWRGFGIMIDDFAAALFTLVVLAIVQISAMHLI from the coding sequence ATGAATCACATCGTGAATAACACCACCTCACAAGAGTTAACTTTCAAACCCAACTTGAAGTGGATGCTTAGAAATGTGGATAGAGTGATTGCATTTGGATTTGGAAGCGGTCTCAGCCCCATGGCTCCAGGTACAGCAGGTACTCTTTGGGCTTGGGCCATCTTTTTAATTGCCGACTATATTTTTCCTTTATCCGATACGTCTACTCTCTTATGGATTTTAGGGGCTGGGTTCATCTTGGGTTGCTGGATCTGCGGATCTACCAGCGAAGAATTAGGAAAGCGGGATTTTGGCGGCATTGTTTGGGATGAGATGATTGCGTTTTGGATCATCTTGGCATTCATCATGCCGACCAATCTTTGGATGCAGATTTTGGCATTTGCTGTATTCCGATTTTTTGATGCAGTTAAACCAGGCCCAATAGGAATGATTGATCGCCATTTTAAAAATAGAGAAAATTTAGATACGCCATCAACTCAAGCGCAAATATGGTGGCGAGGTTTTGGCATCATGATTGATGATTTTGCAGCAGCACTATTCACACTTGTGGTGCTTGCAATAGTTCAGATCAGTGCCATGCATTTAATTTAA
- the thiL gene encoding thiamine-phosphate kinase: MHSSSQPLGEFDLIERFFKTPSSSRSPNSAINLGIGDDCALINPPLGEEIAMTSDMLVEGRHFLKGTDAEQLGRKALAVNLSDLAAMGAKPLGFTLSIALPNIDIQWLEAFSKGLLSIADQFHCPLIGGDTTAGPLNISITALGSTPHGKAIRRSGSQVDDEVWVSGTVGDARLTLAALRHELPLPANYFQEIEHRMHQPTPRVELGLRLRGIASAALDVSDGLLGDLQHILRQSQVDAEIFLDRLPKSATLKKQSIQIQNQFAACGGDDYELCFTASRDQHQVILEISDALHLPLTCIGRIIRKKNDASQVHVIGSDGKILSASETANLLKSFDHFAV; this comes from the coding sequence ATGCACTCTTCCTCACAGCCTTTAGGTGAATTTGACCTGATTGAGCGTTTTTTCAAAACGCCCTCCAGCTCGCGATCGCCAAATTCTGCGATCAATTTAGGTATTGGGGATGACTGCGCACTAATAAACCCGCCACTAGGCGAAGAAATCGCTATGACTAGCGATATGCTCGTGGAAGGTCGACATTTTTTGAAGGGTACAGATGCCGAACAATTAGGCCGTAAAGCCCTAGCAGTCAACCTTTCAGACCTTGCTGCAATGGGCGCTAAACCTCTTGGCTTCACGCTCTCTATCGCACTACCAAATATTGATATTCAATGGTTGGAAGCTTTTTCCAAGGGCCTACTTTCAATAGCCGATCAGTTTCATTGCCCACTCATTGGCGGCGACACTACTGCGGGCCCTCTCAATATTTCCATCACCGCTCTTGGCAGCACGCCCCATGGAAAAGCCATTCGTAGATCAGGGTCTCAGGTCGATGATGAAGTTTGGGTTTCGGGGACAGTAGGGGACGCAAGGCTGACTCTTGCTGCACTGCGTCATGAACTTCCTCTTCCTGCAAATTATTTTCAGGAAATTGAACATCGTATGCACCAACCAACCCCAAGGGTTGAACTGGGACTTAGATTGCGAGGGATCGCTAGTGCTGCACTGGATGTTTCTGATGGACTGCTTGGGGATTTGCAACACATCTTGCGCCAGTCGCAAGTAGACGCAGAAATTTTCTTAGATCGTCTACCAAAATCAGCTACCTTAAAAAAACAGAGTATTCAGATTCAAAATCAGTTTGCCGCTTGTGGGGGTGATGATTATGAGCTGTGCTTTACCGCCTCCAGAGATCAACATCAAGTTATTTTAGAAATAAGCGATGCACTTCATTTACCACTGACATGTATCGGTCGCATCATTCGCAAAAAAAATGATGCGTCGCAAGTTCATGTAATAGGCTCAGATGGAAAAATTCTCTCGGCATCGGAGACAGCAAATCTTCTTAAATCCTTTGATCACTTTGCAGTATGA